The following are encoded together in the Panicum virgatum strain AP13 chromosome 6K, P.virgatum_v5, whole genome shotgun sequence genome:
- the LOC120712355 gene encoding uncharacterized protein LOC120712355, whose protein sequence is MQQGLEHPHTFSCPADLESADPVPSPSPFSRHLAPFRQIHPDTNSIDLALAGGMALRRSKPFLAAFPLIDAAIEGAGGLSRDEFRSARARIVELLCDAADDDGKVEGFCELLDEALAGSLATLRAVPAEKIELASGDLVGAVGTLMKDHPSERVRGLARDVVRGWRAGVEAALARDRAAMDVLDGLSSTLPPPTANRDTKTKKEGKLPDEQQQPRARKTPAAITSSHPSTAVSKKGVPIASASKAKPSANMKAPAVVPAQPKKKTPPVVVRSIAADEGKKMEATKRKLHERYQEAEDAKRQRKILWIEPRRPPPGMKKGQMQRNAHLASYAAARCFVKSSSLGMRV, encoded by the coding sequence ATGCAACAAGGATTGGAGCACCCTCACACCTTCTCGTGTCCCGCTGACTTAGAGTCAGCGGATCCGGTTCCCTCGCCATCTCCCTTCTCTCGCCATCTCGCTCCCTTCCGTCAGATCCATCCAGACACCAACTCGATCGATCTTGCGTTAGCCGGCGGCATGGCGCTCCGCCGCTCCAAGCCCTTCCTGGCGGCGTTCCCGCTCATCGACGCCGCCAtcgagggcgccggcggcctctcCCGCGACGAGTTCCGGAGCGCCAGGGCCCGGATCGTCGAGCTGCTCTGCGACGCCGCGGACGACGATGGCAAGGTGGAGGGCTTCTGCGAGCTGCTGGACGAGGCCCTGGCGGGGTCGCTCGCCACACTGCGGGCCGTGCCCGCCGAGAAGATCGAGCTGGCGTCCGGCGATCTGGTCGGCGCCGTCGGCACGCTGATGAAGGACCACCCGTCGGAGCGGGTCCGCGGGCTCGCGCGTGACGTCGTGCGCGGGTGGAGGGCGGGCGTCGAGGCCGCGCTCGCCAGGGACAGGGCCGCCATGGACGTGCTGGACGGCCTCTCATCTACtctgccgccgcccaccgccaaCCGCGACACGAAGACGAAGAAGGAAGGGAAGCTGCCggacgagcagcagcagcctcgtgCAAGGAAGACACCCGCCGCCATCACCAGCAGCCATCCTAGCACGGCGGTGTCCAAGAAGGGGGTTCCGATCGCCAGCGCCAGCAAAGCCAAGCCATCAGCGAACATGAAAGCTCCAGCCGTTGTCCCAGCGCAGCCGAAGAAGAAGACGCCGCCCGTCGTCGTCCGCAGcatcgccgccgacgagggGAAGAAGATGGAGGCCACGAAGCGCAAGCTCCACGAGCGGTACCAGGAGGCCGAGGACGCGAAGCGGCAACGCAAGATACTGTGGATCGAgccacgacggccgccgccggggatgaAGAAGGGCCAAATGCAGCGCAACGCGCACCTGGCAAGctacgcggcggcgaggtgcttCGTCAAGTCTAGCTCGCTTGGGATGAGGGTTTAG